A genomic segment from Fusobacterium sp. encodes:
- a CDS encoding KH domain-containing protein, with protein MEKLEKLISYIIKELVDTKEEVRIDYDVIDDTIIFKVSVAKGEMGKIIGKNGLTANAIRGVMQAAGVKDKLNVNVEFLD; from the coding sequence ATGGAAAAATTAGAAAAACTTATAAGTTACATCATAAAAGAATTAGTAGATACTAAAGAAGAAGTAAGAATTGACTATGATGTTATAGATGATACAATCATCTTTAAAGTAAGTGTAGCTAAAGGTGAAATGGGAAAAATAATTGGTAAAAATGGACTTACAGCTAATGCAATAAGAGGAGTTATGCAAGCTGCTGGAGTAAAAGATAAATTAAATGTGAATGTAGAATTTTTGGATTAG
- a CDS encoding DUF4911 domain-containing protein, which translates to MLGSYEYLIQSRKEDIDFINKIMEAYEGAGVVRTVDPHKGLINIITTYDFKDFVKEIIEDLDKKEVVAKIVEEGPWKGSLYINK; encoded by the coding sequence ATGAATATCTTATTCAAAGCAGAAAAGAAGATATAGACTTTATTAATAAAATAATGGAAGCTTACGAAGGAGCTGGAGTAGTGAGAACTGTAGATCCTCATAAAGGTCTTATTAATATAATTACTACTTATGATTTTAAAGATTTTGTAAAAGAGATTATTGAAGATTTGGATAAGAAGGAAGTAGTTGCTAAAATAGTGGAAGAAGGTCCTTGGAAAGGATCATTATATATCAATAAATGA
- the rimM gene encoding ribosome maturation factor RimM (Essential for efficient processing of 16S rRNA) gives MELLTVGKISGTHHLKGAVKIIANIGDAEILEGNRVIVELPQGEQKIFTVISVNPLVGNKWVAEFQEITNKTEAGKLKNSLIKIRRELFGIGEDEYLLNDLLDMKAVDADSGEILGKITDIFETAAHDILVIEGTNTEIMVPDVDEFIKKIDFDKREIFVHLIEGMKEIKGRKLKQDDGIEEEFEENEEK, from the coding sequence ATGGAACTTTTAACAGTTGGTAAGATTTCTGGAACACATCACTTAAAAGGAGCAGTTAAAATAATAGCTAATATAGGAGATGCTGAAATTCTTGAAGGGAATAGAGTAATAGTAGAACTTCCTCAGGGGGAACAGAAAATATTTACTGTAATAAGTGTAAATCCTTTAGTAGGAAATAAATGGGTAGCTGAATTTCAAGAAATAACTAATAAAACTGAAGCTGGGAAATTAAAAAATTCACTCATTAAAATAAGAAGAGAACTTTTTGGAATAGGTGAAGATGAGTATCTTTTAAATGATCTGTTGGATATGAAAGCTGTGGATGCTGATAGTGGAGAAATTCTTGGAAAAATAACTGATATATTTGAAACAGCAGCTCATGATATTTTGGTTATTGAGGGAACAAATACTGAAATAATGGTACCAGATGTAGATGAATTTATAAAAAAAATAGATTTTGATAAGAGAGAAATTTTTGTTCATCTTATAGAAGGAATGAAAGAAATAAAAGGTCGAAAATTAAAACAAGATGATGGAATAGAAGAAGAATTTGAGGAAAATGAGGAGAAATAA
- the trmD gene encoding tRNA (guanosine(37)-N1)-methyltransferase TrmD — translation MKINILTLFPEMFSGFKSESIIRRAIEKGSLEVNIIDIRDFCYDKHKQADDTPFGGGAGMVMKPEPLIEALKTITGKVIYTSPQGVKFNQQLAVELAQEKEVTIIAGHYEGIDERVIENNVDLEISIGDFVLTGGELPAMVMTDCIARLIPGVIKKESYENDSFFNGLLDYPHYTRPAEYEGMKVPEVLLSGHHKNIELWRLKESLKRTYLRRKDLLEKRKFNKTEKKLLAEIKAELGKEQK, via the coding sequence ATGAAAATCAATATTTTGACTTTATTTCCTGAGATGTTTTCTGGATTTAAAAGTGAAAGTATAATAAGAAGGGCTATTGAAAAAGGCAGTCTTGAAGTAAATATAATAGATATCAGAGATTTTTGTTATGATAAACATAAACAGGCTGATGATACTCCTTTTGGAGGAGGGGCAGGAATGGTAATGAAGCCTGAACCTCTTATAGAAGCATTAAAAACAATAACTGGAAAAGTAATATATACTTCTCCACAGGGAGTAAAGTTTAATCAACAGTTAGCTGTGGAACTTGCTCAGGAAAAAGAAGTTACAATAATTGCTGGACATTATGAAGGGATAGATGAGAGAGTAATAGAAAATAATGTTGATTTGGAAATATCCATAGGAGATTTTGTTCTTACAGGAGGAGAATTACCTGCAATGGTAATGACTGATTGTATTGCAAGACTTATTCCAGGGGTTATAAAAAAAGAATCTTATGAAAATGATTCTTTTTTCAATGGACTGTTGGACTATCCTCATTATACAAGACCTGCTGAATATGAAGGAATGAAAGTTCCAGAGGTACTGCTGTCAGGACATCATAAAAATATAGAACTTTGGAGGCTTAAAGAGAGTCTGAAAAGAACATATTTAAGAAGAAAGGATTTGCTTGAAAAAAGAAAATTCAATAAAACAGAGAAGAAACTTTTAGCTGAAATAAAAGCAGAACTTGGAAAGGAGCAGAAATGA